The sequence AAATTTTACCCATATTTTTACTTAATTCCCCTTTTTTTAAAAAACAATTTTAAAAATTAAAAAAGAAAAAAATATTTTATAAAGATGAGAGATAAATTCTTCATATGAAAATTGGCTATATTCAATTCAAACCAATTTTTGGAGAAAAAGAAAAAAATTTAGAAAAAATAGAAAAATTTGTAAAAATAGGAAGCAAAAAAGAAGCTGATTTACTTGTATTACCCGAACTTTCAACAACAGGTTATGCATTTAAAAATAAAAATGAGGCAAAGAAATTAGCTGATGAAGAAACAAATGGAATATCTTTTAAGAAACTTACAATGATTTCAAGAAAATATAATGTAGCATTAGTAGCAGGTTTTTGTGAAAAAAATAAAGATAAATTATTCAATTCAGCATTAATAGTAAATACAAATGGAGAATATTTCATATATAGAAAAATTCATTTATTTTATAAAGAGAAGAAAATTTTTAATCCAGGAAATAAAGAATTTGAAGTATATAAATTGCTTAATAGTAAAATTGGAGTTATGATATGTTTTGATTGGATATTTCCTGAGTCTATTAGAGTTTTAACATTAAAAGGTGCTGAAATAATATGCCACCCCTCAAATCTTGTTTTACCATATTGCCAAACAGCTATGCTTGGAGCTGCTATACAGAACAAAGTGTATATAGTAACAGCAAATAGGATTGGAAAAGAAAGAGAATACAAATTCACTGGAAGAAGCCAAATAGTCGATCCAATGATGAAAATATTAGCAAAAAGTAAAGAAAATATTGAGGAAGTTAAAGTTGTTGAAATAGATATTAAAAAAGCTAGAAATAAAAAATTGAATAAATATAATGATATTATTAAAGATAGAAAACCAAAATTTTATAAAAGAATAATTAATC is a genomic window of Nitrososphaerota archaeon containing:
- a CDS encoding nitrilase-related carbon-nitrogen hydrolase, producing MKIGYIQFKPIFGEKEKNLEKIEKFVKIGSKKEADLLVLPELSTTGYAFKNKNEAKKLADEETNGISFKKLTMISRKYNVALVAGFCEKNKDKLFNSALIVNTNGEYFIYRKIHLFYKEKKIFNPGNKEFEVYKLLNSKIGVMICFDWIFPESIRVLTLKGAEIICHPSNLVLPYCQTAMLGAAIQNKVYIVTANRIGKEREYKFTGRSQIVDPMMKILAKSKENIEEVKVVEIDIKKARNKKLNKYNDIIKDRKPKFYKRIINP